The Arachis hypogaea cultivar Tifrunner chromosome 14, arahy.Tifrunner.gnm2.J5K5, whole genome shotgun sequence DNA window ttttctcccccaagaaaaaaaaaagtcttgTCAATCGCTATTGTAACATTTCTTAAAGCCCTATAAAGTCTAGAAGCCAAGAATCACCAGAGAGAATATATGAATATTCAGTTAGAGATGAAGTGAGAAATTTCTGGcaacattcattcattcattcaacaATTTATGCAAATCATACAAGAAAAACTATTCAGATTCATTCTGAAGTGAATAAAGTTAACAGAAACAAGCAATATGAATTAACAGCAATTGCAGAACTTCAAGGAGATATATGAAATCAACCAGCTAAAACTTGCCTTGTTCAGTGCTTCAACCAAAAGGGTTTCAGCTTCGTCAAAGTTACCCATGTGCATGCAGCAAACAGCCTTCCCATTCAAGAGCAAACTGGTGGACTGATACCTCTCAGACAAATCCTGGAAGATGAGATGTGCCTCCTGGATCTTTGACCCGCCCTGATATAATACCAACCACACCAAATTCATAAAATGATTACCAAAttcatcaaattaattttttcaaatttgatttcttACCACAGCCAAATCTAGCCATGCATTGGCAAGCTGTGTGAGGGTGTGATCCTCATCAATCTGCTGCATCATCCTGAGCTGCCTCTCAGCAAAATCAGACCTATGCATCTTAATAAAGATCTGCACATTCAATGCATGCCTGAAACCAAAGATCCAAAGTTGACACAACAAACTCACACGATCCATAAACTAATAGAATGAATCAGATCCTCTTAAATGAAGATACAAACAACCACATCATACACAAGTCACAACTAATATCCAATTCAATTTGTCCACTTATCGAAATCAACACTATTCccccaaatttaataaaataaaaacggcAACAACAACAAACTTAACATGTTTCTGGATTAAATTGTTCCGTACAAAATTGAACAGGAACTAAACATTTCACAAATAAGAGATTCACGAAAAAGAGGAATTACAATTCCATTGTTCCTCCGGCATTGGTGTACTTAAGAGCCTCGTTGAAGTCCTGCTCGTGCAAGAAAATCGTCCCTGCGATCAACCTCAGCGTAGGGTTGTTCCCGATTGCTGGATCCGCCAGCCACTCCTTGAGGCTCGAGATCGCAGATTCCTGCACCAACAACCAAACAAATCAAAACCACGATAAACTGGCGAGATCTACGGAGATTTCGGCGATAAATTGAGGATGAACCTTTTGTGAGGCGCCGGAGAAGTAGAGGGCGAGGAGCTTGACGGCTTGGAGAGGAGTGGGGGCGTTCTGGTCGATCTCGGAGATGACGAACTGGAGCTGGCCGAGTGCGATGTAGCAGCGATGCACCAGCGAGTCCCTCTCGACGACGTCGTCCGGTGAGAGGTTTGAGACGTCGCTGCTGTTGATGGCGGCTTGGTATGCGCCAAGGTAGAAGTTATTACGAAGGTTGAAGAGGTGGTCCGGTGCCGCCATTGTTACAGAGTTTGGTGCAGACGCAGATCTGAacgaagaagaagcagcagctttGCGCACAGAAGATTCAGATCAGAAAGAACCGAAGAGGGAGTGATTCGTGTCTGAGCTATTTGATGAGTGAAAGACACAAATGATTAAatgaaacacttttttttttttttactgacaGTAACGGAAATGAAACAGGTCATGTATTAATGCGTTCTGGGCTGCTTTTGTTTTATTGTTGGGCTTCGGCTTGGGCTCACTCTTCCCACACTGAACAAAATCTGATTATTTTCAAgtgtttttttttgtcattacACAACTCACACACCCACACTAGGTTTTTTAAACCTCATCCAATCATGTTCGTAGCGCTGGCCAGGGGAGTGAGCAGCGTTGTTTATGGCGAGGTTCAGTAGTCAGAGTGTGAGAGAGATGAGCGATGGTGAGAGGGAAAGGTAATTTGAATTAGAAAATGTCGGGTTGGGTGGGTCTGGTTTTCGAGTCCTTCCTGGGTGTGGGCCGGGAGAGCCCAGCTCTCACCGTGTCCAAAAAGAAATCTTATCTCAATCTCAGCTGAGATTTGAGAATGGGGCAGCTTGATTAAGAGGCAATATTATTGGAGTCTATgataaagaattttttttggaaaGGATAAGTTGAtagaagaggattgaatcttgttagttggaaggtactcaTTATCCCAAAAAAATATGAAGTTGTGTGAATATTACTCTTCTTGGGAAGCTAATTTGGACTTTTTTTCCAACAGTCAAACAAGTtatgggtccaattgttggatgtcaaataccgatcatctctatataTAACTGTTTTAGTTGTCCTAATAACAAGAGCTCTCCCATTTGGAGGAGTTTTTGCAAAATTTTGAAAGTGTTGAAGGATGTGTTTGTTTGGTGTATTAgggatttgaaccagaattttttattttctagctggaagagagaaggacggttatctaacgagatggattatgttcacatttctgattcgaatctccggatacaggatatttggtcggttggtaggtggcatttggatactttttattctcctttatctcaaattctgaaaggtaatattctctcttacaatccagatgtgCAAGCAGGTctggaagtgggttggtattggttTGGGTCTGCTACCAATGTgtatgactcacgcaatggttacttgtggttgtgtaagaagctttttggttgggaggagcgggagaattggctttggctatGGCGTCAGCTTGTTCTGAAAAATCAcaagtttttggcttggttgtgtcttaaggaggctcttcctactacaagttttcgctttagaaaAGGGATGTTATCATCGGATAGGTGCCCAAGATGTCTTTCTAACAAGAAAtcagttttacattgtattcgggattgccCAGAAACTCAGCTTGTATGGCATAgattggatatttcttgtcatcctttggatttgaagaactggttcttgtatcatagtagagagcatccgttcaagtccttttcgggactttggtggatatggcaaataagaaataatgacatctttaatcctcatgaaacttggcttccggaaaaagtgatttgtctagCATTAACTTCAAaaaaggagcttaggaatatttttgaattacaacgtatgtcccttccctctactctaaatagTTTTTGGAATCctccatccattggtactttcaagattaattgtgatgctagttatcttGGTTCaagtgatagtgttggttttgcttgtgttattagagattgtaatgggagttggCAAAGGGGATGTTTGGGAATAATTGAGAGTAACAATATTCTTCAAggggaattgtttgctatttagaGAGAATATCTCTTAGTTTGAGATGTGGGTCAAcaagatgttatttgtgagacggattgtgtgaaagcatttaatcttgttactaatcaccaatatggttttgggtttattgatccattggtgctcaaaataagagatatcatgcattggaattggcgtgttgactttcgtttgattatgagagatgcaaacacggtggcagatactatgacaaagatggcgatgaagttacaactttctcaTGTAGAGCTTccttcaccttgggaggagtttaagagtagtcttaaaaaGGATTGTCTCTCTATTTAAGCATatcatttgttttgtttttctttgtttagtttatttcaattacaaaaaaaaaaggcaatATCATTACCATTTGGTCTTAGGCCTCCGCTGCATTATTTTCATTTGTTTAGAGTTCAAATCTCAACTTGTACCTACAATAATTTATTGGCcaacaacaaatttttaaataaagttttaattttcAACGAATTAATTATTAACTTGTCAGATCAAGAGATACGGTTAAAAAAATCCGATTCTTTtcgtgacaaaaaaaaaaaaaaaaacaaagtgaTTTTTCATATGGAGATATTTTTGAGTAAAGATAATAGTAAATATTTAAACATGAgttatgttaaataatttagtcaattatatcaaattatctaacgattttttattattttctttacatGTATAGCGCAATTATCTTTGAACAAAATGGgagttcaaattttaaaaaaattctttagaAGAGTTTAGAATTACCTGCCTAACATTTactgtgccaaaaaaaattaaaaaaagaactaAATTTGTCTATTTCATGGTGAGAAATATTCAAAAGCCagcaaaatttattgtttttgaccATCACTTCTAATCATCAATCCAATTTTTTCATTTTAGTAATCTAACAATATACTTTTAttctatacttttaaatattaatgactaattgttacaaaaaaacaataaattttactaatccTCTAACATTTTGATGGTTCCTTGTGGTTACTATGTGGcgtattcaataaaaaaaattttatctttctttttttttgtttttgatattcaAGCCATTAGTATCTCAACTGTACTTAGTTAATTTTGGTGGATCCAACTCGAGCTAAATCAAGTGGCTAACGAGAATTCGGATTTAATAGTTAAGTTGTGCCTAAAGTTGAGCGAGTATAAATTGGTTATAAAATTTGAGTTTtataaacatttttcttttaaaaaaaacaattcaaagaaagtaaaattcatcttctaatacaatagttctACATAGTATcagaaaacaataataatgctAGTATCCTACAGTTCACAATCATGTCATAATCTTTACAAAAACATACCTCTTATATAACAAATATTTGGGAGGGAGGAcggaaataaatgaataaataaagggAAGAAAAGAGGCTTCAAGAACAACTATAACCACATTTACATTCAAAACCTCAAGGCAGAGGTATATATAAGTATTAAATAACTATAACAAGTGTAGCCTATCCCACTATATCTGCGGTCAATTTGTCCAAAATTTTCATCCCATTTGGAGAAGCAATTACCACTGTACATCTGCATCACAAAATGAACACAAGAAACTCAATTTGTGTTTCCAAACATGCCAATTTCCTTgcttattttaattacttttcttcTATGAAGAATACTAATAAAATCAATGTAATAACATTCTCAATCACATCATACAGTAATGCAAACAAAGATGTTGAACATGCTTGCATTCTTAACCAATTTTGATGAACATAGTGTGACATAGACTATAGAGTATTTGGATTCAACATTGTGGGGAAAAAACATTGCCTGAATCTAGAAACAAGATAAGGTTAAACAACAAAACATCATTCAACTAAGTATTTTGAGCTCAACAGACACTTGGCTCTATCGGATTCTTCCAATATATTCGTCATCTTATCTAGTTCAATCAGTTTCACTGTCaaccaattgtccaaaacttcaaagaTTATAAAAGTTAAGATTAGAAAACTAACGGGATTTTAGATACGACCCCATGGTCGACAACACCATCCACAGTATCAAGGCGTTTTGCTACTTCAGCTGCAGGTATGATCACTAAGTCAGCTGAATAGACTCGTACGAATAACAAGGCTAGATTTTGAAAGAGGTAGGATAACTGTAAAACTTACCAAGGCTTGCAATTGGAGAAGTAAATATAAGATCAAGAACATTACATCCTTCTTTGGTGACTAGGGGGAAGTCACCTCCTAATGGACCTGCTTGTCCTATCGCCGGTCTTCTCCAAACCTTCAATTTgcaaaaaacaaagaataaatagAACATCAGAATATACAGTTTTCATTATGAACGATAACTTTCTAAGATGCTAAGATAATGAGAAATTAAAAGAGGAGCATAAAAAACTGTGTTGATCAACTAAAAAGTAGAAACAAAGGGAGACGAATTCTGCTCCAAAGAGCTCTTCATGACAACATCACTTTTTAAGGTAAAAGCATCCATTCACACCTGAAATCATTAATCAtagtttataaatttatataaagtgAATTGTTTGCTAACCTCGGCATCGCCCAGAAATATATCATCAATCTCTTCGGCGGTTGCCAGCCAGGTAGGCTACAAGGAAAAACTTGAATAGAAAAGGCAAATATATACAGGAAAAAAATATCGAAGCAAATAATTTGTATAGCTGCTTACAGAATGAATTAAAACTGGAATAGAACCTTCCAGTCCACCTTTGTACTGGTTTTCTTCAATAATGAACACAAGTTTATTGGCGGCATACAGTATGGACTGCACAAATGGGGGAGTCAATTATTGAAAATTGACATTCACAAATAAAATGTAGAACAAAGcgatatacatatacatatatatatatatatatattgcgtCTCACCTTCTCCTGCACTATGGATTCCTCACTTTGCAGTTTACGGCGCCCAATGATAGCAACAAGTGTCCCTTCTTCTATAGCATCAGCATCATCAAAGGCAAAATCAATCTACAATGGAGCAATTGCTAATGATTATGAACTAAGATTTCAAGTATTAGAGGAAtagaatgaaaagaagaaaaaaaatccacTTTACTTTACACATTTCCACCTTTTACTTAAATTCAAGTTTCAGGCAACCAAGATCCTCTAAAACAAGAAACACTCAACATTAAAGGAAAATGtagaagataattatttttatgcacACTTGAGTACTGTCTTGGTAGGTATCCAATGGTATCCCAGACTTTGCTGCCTCGCTTGCACTTGCAACAGACCTGGAACAACCGATGCATTAAGGTTCAACGATTCATTGGTTCGATCGAAATTCCCATTGTATAAAGATATTTCCATGGCGGAAAGtgaccaaaattcaaaatatggctaattcaaataactaacaTCATTGAAACAGCATAGTAATGACTGATAATATAAAaaaggaagggaagaagaaatgtAAAGTGCCAAAGAGGAAGAACTCACATGGGAATCCCTACTATGTCCTTCAAATTACCGATACGAAGCTGGTGACCCAAATGCTGAATTGCCATACCAGAAGCATGACCAGACCCCAATCCTACAACCATTCCACTTTTCACATATGTGTCTACCTATCAAACAGCATATCTACAAAATCATTCATCTCCCAACAATATGGAAAATCATTATGCATAAAAAAGGAGTTTTAATCCCAACATAAGCCTAGTAACCCTAAAATCTGGACAACAAAAAGCTGCATACATTACAACACTAGGCATCAACAACAAAGAATGCAGTACTATATCAACTAATTCACAGAAAGCAACCCAACAAAAAGAGAAAGGATTTTTGACAAACATTGCTAAGTAAAACATGAAACTAGGGATTATGATAACAAAGCTAGTGAATTCTGAATTGGCATGCATGAAAAACCATACATTGATCACACAGAGTAAATTCCAAAGTTGCAAACTTTGAAAGCTGCAGAACTGGGAATTCAAGTTTCATAGGCATACAGTGTATTGAGCTGCTCGGAGAAGTGCGGAACTGTCATCGAGACAGGAACGAGTCACCATTCTTAGAAACTCGtgggtgcttcttcttcttcttcttgttagaggtgttgaggaatgaagaggaagctttgttgagaaggatgaagatgatgaaCAAGTTAAAGAAGCCATTTGATTCATGTTCAATTTCTCACACCCTTTTGCTGTTCATCGATTCATTCATCACACACTTTGTGGTTATTGCAGAGTGGATAAGGGATTCTGCAACGCAATTTCACCAATGAAATTTATATGTTTTCTCCTTATACAATTTAGTTTTTCTCACAAATAAAGCActaccaaaaattaaaaaaaaaatgtactTTTTAATTAGATTCAAGGCTTCAAAGTTCAAAGAAAGTTTTAATAAGTAAGTTTATATGtgtttctaaaattttattaagaCACAGAGACATTCTAGATGAGAATTTTTTGGGGAACACTTAATATACTTTACATTTACTTCAGtactaaatatattttatatgataaaaCAAATATTTATTACAGAAAAAATATAATCACTTATGATTTATAaagaagagtttaattttgatgtacttataatgtaaaatattttatataattatatctttttttttatgattatttatgcGGTCAATGTAAAAAgtgattatttttgttaatatgatATTATGTAATTAGATATAGTATAAAAtcgtgtatcaaaattaaactatataaaaaaaataacttagtttttttttttgtgactttttaTAAGAAActtgaacccgcaacctcttaattgagtatggagagtctATGCTATTTGAACTTAGTTTGATTTGTTTTTCCAGCcttgtatatttatttatttctctaaAGAATGAAtgcttttttttcatctttttaagaattaatttatccaatataaaaattattaaaggcTAATTTAGAGCATCACTCTCTTTTCGtagtaaaattatcaaatttttcagaaatataaaaaaattagctaaTCATTTTTAACTTTTATACATCGTCGATTATAAATACTAGCATcttaataataaacataaaaaaatatcatttattcatTTAATGGTTAATAGGAGTTTGAGATTTAATTAAACTACCCAAATTCTTTTCGTATATAcatgaaaaattaatttataaacataaaaatttgattatataattattataaaaatatttcattagTCTAAGAGTATATGAAAAATTTATCCTAATATGACtattataaaaatactaaatgtatataaaaaattaacactaaatcaaatattatttatttatgtataaaatatataatttattttttaaaaatatatattttatatttcaatatatatatatatatattctactcCAATAACTTGATTTTgatattcatttagaataatttCACTATCATACGTTTCCGACAGGAACATGCTTGGCTGTGAAAAACATAAAATTGGTCACCATGTAAGGATCTCAATGGGACGAGGGCAAGGGATGTCTTTCTGTCCGTTCCAAATTTTGTTTTTCATCctcgtttttattttttgtcgtaggaaaatattactttttattctcattttttatagggttttattttttgtagaaaccctattttatatttttttttgataattttgactaattattaattttcatagGAATAGAGCTAAAAGTATCTATTTTATACAAAAAACAGcataattttatacaaaaaatttaaacgaTAAGATGGTGATTTTTAAAATGACGCAATGGGAGACGTCATAACGAGCCAGAACACAGAGCAGTGGACGAGGTAAGAGACGCGACAACAGAGAAGAGAGTGGAAAGAACACCATAAATATAGATAAGGACACAGTGAGGGTGATAGAACGGTGAGGGGTGACAATACGATGAGACGGGAGAGTGACAAAGGAGTGGCTGCAGAGAGGTTAGATAGAGTATGGATGACGCTAGGAATTTATGAATTAAATAAGGGTTATGCAAATGAGGATTAAGAATTTTAAGTGTCTctctcactatatatatatatatatatatatatatatatatatgtcatgtgaaatgactaaaaaatatatatgagaaataaattaTTAAGAACAATTAAGTAAATTTATAAATTTCGGAGATTAGCGAGGATGCGGCGGGAATCTCTGCTCAGGTCCCGCACCTGCCTCAAAAAAATTTCGTCTTCATCCTCATTTTCACGTAAAAAATTCTCTATAGTCAAATTTCTATTCGAGATAATTTTCACAATAATCTCTGCTTCTCGAAGAGTTTTGTCATGACGCCATGGATGTGGATACCGTCATCGTCATTCCAATTTCGAACATTATTGTAGGCACCATATGCATGAATGCATGCAACACCAACCTTGCTCATCGTATTTACTCAATTTATATATAGCTTTAttcaatatataaattaaaatacatatatacaacCAAACCTTATTATACAACTTACAAATAGAAATTGAAATCAATCAATGTCTTCGCATAGTGCTGTCACCCTTGTTCTTCCATTCACGTAtgtctctctcttcttcttcgtaAAATAAGGATAATTTATGAAATGTAAATCACACAATAACATCGATTTCTCTTTAATCATCTATGCTATTGGTGTTCGTTAATAAAGaatatgaaagaaaagaaggagTAAAGGCAATTAATTAAGGTTAATTGTAATTTAGGATTTGAttgattaattcttaattaatttattaatctcCACTTCAATTGTTGTTTGGACTCTATCTAATGCATCTAATTGGATGTTTCGTTGATACCAAAAGTAATTGGATCCAATAATTAAGGCGGTACCAAATTTTCTACATGTAATTTGCGGTTTATTTGACTAATCTTAAATTTAGGGTAAAAAGCGTATATGAGCCGAGGAGAGTTTAAAATTACCTAAATCTgccaaataaaattttgatatatcATTCTACAAAAGAACAAattaatgtaattcgaatcaatacaaTTCGAATTAGATTTgtatgtaattcgaattgatataattCGAATTACTTGAAAGCATTGACAACACGTAATTTGAATCAATATGTCACGAATTATAAacatagagttcgaattgtatcaattcgaattagtagGGAGACGCGCTTTGAAGAGagttcgaatcaagttgattcgaattactcctttttcgtaacaaattctaataaatttttttaatgaatttatttaaattatactacaaaaaatattttattttatgcaaaataatttttaaaaaatagcttaaaaaatattttttaaattattttgcatacaataaaatatttttttgtggtataatttaaataaatttattaaaatattttttcgtaattaaattttttgttaattttttttaatgcataaaTGCTGATCACGagatttctttaaaatattaatgagctatcaattcgaattccatacaatacacttttgtccatttttaatagcttataaatattttttaataaatttttttaataaatttatttaaattatactacaaaaaatattttattctatgcaaaacaatttaaaaaaatgacttaaaaaatgttaggagtactataaaaatttgtaatgttctgaTGACTtaggtactcaaattttaaataaagtactctacatagtcaataataatttagaaattaaagaaaatattttattccatacaaaacaattaaaaatatattttatttatttttccacacATATTTTCTGTCATTATATTGCCGTTAGAATCCtcatatatttctaatttctcaacctaaccttcacaaattctaacacaatcttcatataattttacttgagatatgtgtctcattttttatgatttgtaTAAGTGAGTCAATATATATAAATGGGTAATAGACGTATCAGTACAagttttattattgactaatgataactctatttatattaatatagagagtaaatcaaataaatatttaaattattggtctctaaaatttgaaaaaaaatattattcttcgttataaatatgtttattatattttttttaatttttaaaagctgttttaccaaacacaattatagtacttgtgcttattaaaaactatttttaatgtGATTTTACCAAACGCAAGTGCTATAGCCTTTAAAAAGTCTTTTCATAAGCTACTCTtcaaaagtaaaagctttaccaaaccaagccttattCAAATTATacggtgagcaattcgaattatatacaatactcttctgtccattcttgatagctcatgaatattttttaataaatttatttaaattataccacaaaaaaatattttattgtatgcaaaataatttaaaaaatattttttaagctatttttttaaaattattttgcatagaattaaatattttttgtagtataatttaaataaattcattaaaaaatttattagaatttgTTACGAAAAGGGAGTAATTCGAATTATATCTTTTCGAATTACTACTAGTTTCGAAAatagagtaattcgaatcaacttgattcgaactCCCTTCAAAGCACGTCTCCctactaattcgaattgatacaattcgaactctatgtTTATAATTCGtgacatattgattcgaattacgtaTTGTCAATGCTTTCAAGTAATTCGaattatatcaattcgaattacatacAAATCTAATTCGAATTACATTAATTTGTTCTTTGGTAGAATGATGTATCAGAATTTTATTTGGCGGATTTAGGTAATTTTAAACTCCCATCGGCTCATATACGTTTTTTACCCTTAAATTTAATATAAGAAAGTAGGGTTATACTAGGTGTAAACTAAATTCAGCCACTAAAGTCAatcaccagtataaaatatatgctaaaatataaatacacattgaaaataaatcaaactacacatatatttatacataaatacattgatagctgattttagtgtacaaataatattttttaagaaagtaATATTGTcacttttaaaattagttttgctcctcatttttgtgcgatttttttttttaaatcaccaTTCAttctcattatttaatttttcatagtaataaaaatatttattgagagtaatttaaaaatgatatatCATAAAgaaatgatattattaatttgaaaGTGACACCCTTCAATATATGACCCAATTATGGGTGCAATTAAAGTTTTGTTCATATTTTCACTTATACTTTTGAGGTTTAATTCACTAATAATGTATTCAATAAAACCTAATTATATGATTATACTGACCTTCTATAAAATTTAACTAAAGTTGTAAACCTTAtatttttggataatattttatatatattcataGAACAAAATCCTTTTTGTTATTGTTAAAACTAGAATTCAAAACATTTTAATGGGAAAATAAACTATTTATCCATATTAATCATCTTACAATTTTTTCACATCAATCCTTccacgctttttttttttttacatcaaattcaaaaaaaatcagtTTCATTAATAAACATATATTAAACACGCTCCAACTCTCCACTAATATAAATATTCGTATCCCGCACTCTTTaatataaaattgttttttttcATATGTTTCCTCTTTATTATCGTTcttttaggctgcgtttgtttctgagaacatgataggacaagacactgagaacaggataggacaagacactaatggacagagacacaaaattttgtgttcttgtattctatttgataataaactagaacaaattatgaaaatttaatttactcattttttttcattcaaaaaatttgagatgaaaaatataataataaaaaaatataattatgaaaaattaacaaaaataatgaaaaaagaatgaaaaataagttgtatctcttgttagtgtctctgtgtccttcctgtcaggatggacacaaaatacactaatttagtgtCTCTGGACATactgtctctgtccatgtctcttCTGTCAAATATGATTTTGTGTTTCTGTGTCCatgtctcagtgtcctgtctctgtaaaTAAACGCAGCCTTATTTCTACTGTTGTTGCtgcgtttttcttttcttttccttctcctcttcctggtaattttgtaacattatgtatttcttatttctttttattctttgtttaattttttcttattttttttatttttttcttgttaaaaggataaaataagaaaaattatgagaGGGTGAAagtgtaaaataaaaagaaagatgaataaaaaaagaagaagaagatgatgacaacaagaaaaaagaagaagaagatttttgAGTTATGCaaaatatttataagaaaatagcaccgaaattttttaatcataacACAAGAAGTTTCTtaattttgacaccaaaattttttaaccgtGACACAGGTTCTTGTTA harbors:
- the LOC112741538 gene encoding coatomer subunit epsilon-1; translated protein: MAAPDHLFNLRNNFYLGAYQAAINSSDVSNLSPDDVVERDSLVHRCYIALGQLQFVISEIDQNAPTPLQAVKLLALYFSGASQKESAISSLKEWLADPAIGNNPTLRLIAGTIFLHEQDFNEALKYTNAGGTMELHALNVQIFIKMHRSDFAERQLRMMQQIDEDHTLTQLANAWLDLAVGGSKIQEAHLIFQDLSERYQSTSLLLNGKAVCCMHMGNFDEAETLLVEALNKDARDPETLANLVVCCLHLGKPSSKSFSQLKLSHPDHVLVKRVTTAEESFDRALQSFS
- the LOC112741539 gene encoding probable ribose-5-phosphate isomerase 4, chloroplastic isoform X2, with translation MVVGLGSGHASGMAIQHLGHQLRIGNLKDIVGIPMSVASASEAAKSGIPLDTYQDSTQIDFAFDDADAIEEGTLVAIIGRRKLQSEESIVQEKSILYAANKLVFIIEENQYKGGLEGSIPVLIHSPTWLATAEEIDDIFLGDAEVWRRPAIGQAGPLGGDFPLVTKEGCNVLDLIFTSPIASLAEVAKRLDTVDGVVDHGVVSKIPCTVVIASPNGMKILDKLTADIVG
- the LOC112741539 gene encoding probable ribose-5-phosphate isomerase 4, chloroplastic isoform X1, translating into MNQMASLTCSSSSSFSTKLPLHSSTPLTRRRRRSTHEFLRMVTRSCLDDSSALLRAAQYTVDTYVKSGMVVGLGSGHASGMAIQHLGHQLRIGNLKDIVGIPMSVASASEAAKSGIPLDTYQDSTQIDFAFDDADAIEEGTLVAIIGRRKLQSEESIVQEKSILYAANKLVFIIEENQYKGGLEGSIPVLIHSPTWLATAEEIDDIFLGDAEVWRRPAIGQAGPLGGDFPLVTKEGCNVLDLIFTSPIASLAEVAKRLDTVDGVVDHGVVSKIPCTVVIASPNGMKILDKLTADIVG
- the LOC112741539 gene encoding probable ribose-5-phosphate isomerase 4, chloroplastic isoform X3, whose product is MAIQHLGHQLRIGNLKDIVGIPMSVASASEAAKSGIPLDTYQDSTQIDFAFDDADAIEEGTLVAIIGRRKLQSEESIVQEKSILYAANKLVFIIEENQYKGGLEGSIPVLIHSPTWLATAEEIDDIFLGDAEVWRRPAIGQAGPLGGDFPLVTKEGCNVLDLIFTSPIASLAEVAKRLDTVDGVVDHGVVSKIPCTVVIASPNGMKILDKLTADIVG